One window from the genome of Streptomyces sp. NBC_00287 encodes:
- a CDS encoding sensor histidine kinase: MKRPRLPAFTHTIRFRLTVLYSGLLFLLTALVLAGTYVAVERSGEAAPVTKQFTASKYVGDVYVGEIEGVKVEDVEAAVNYETLANLRRFSFAVLGGLAVASLALGWILSGRVLRPVRAISRTAAEIQATDLSQRIHLQGPKDELRDLADTVDSMLDRLDEAFRAQRQLIDDASHELRSPLAIIRANLDAVLTAEESDEEELRTAARSVDRATTRMTRLVEDLLATARRSAPALADADVDLATAATEACEEFAPLAAERGLTLQRRLAPGLTVIGDHDALRRAVGNLLSNAVRLSPPGTRITVSTGRTEDSLWIAVQDEGPGIETDDQARVFDRFWRAKTLTDTRDRHAGLGLAIVRQIVESHGGQIDLHSKVGEGSTFVLRFPASGGKAPR, translated from the coding sequence GTGAAACGGCCCCGTCTGCCCGCCTTCACCCACACCATCCGCTTCCGCCTCACCGTCCTCTACTCCGGCCTCCTCTTCCTGCTCACCGCGCTCGTCCTCGCCGGCACCTACGTCGCCGTGGAACGCAGCGGCGAGGCGGCCCCCGTCACCAAGCAGTTCACGGCGTCGAAGTACGTGGGTGACGTGTACGTCGGTGAGATCGAGGGCGTGAAGGTCGAGGACGTCGAGGCCGCCGTCAACTACGAGACCCTCGCCAACCTGCGCCGCTTCTCCTTCGCCGTACTCGGCGGCCTGGCCGTCGCCAGCCTCGCCCTGGGCTGGATCCTCTCCGGCCGCGTACTACGTCCCGTACGCGCCATCTCCCGCACCGCCGCGGAGATCCAGGCCACGGACCTCTCCCAGCGCATCCATCTGCAGGGCCCCAAGGACGAGCTGCGCGACCTCGCCGACACCGTGGACTCCATGCTCGACCGCCTCGACGAGGCGTTCCGCGCCCAGCGCCAGCTCATCGACGACGCCTCCCACGAACTGCGCAGCCCGCTCGCCATCATCCGCGCCAACCTGGACGCCGTTCTGACCGCCGAGGAGTCCGACGAGGAGGAGCTTCGCACCGCCGCCCGCAGCGTCGACCGTGCGACCACCCGGATGACGCGTCTCGTCGAGGACCTGCTCGCCACGGCCCGCCGCAGCGCGCCCGCCCTCGCCGACGCGGATGTCGACCTCGCGACGGCGGCCACCGAGGCGTGCGAGGAGTTCGCCCCGCTGGCGGCGGAACGCGGCCTGACCCTTCAGCGCAGGCTGGCACCGGGCCTCACGGTCATCGGCGACCACGACGCCCTGCGCCGAGCCGTCGGCAACCTGCTCTCCAACGCCGTACGCCTGTCCCCGCCCGGCACCCGCATCACGGTCAGCACGGGCCGCACGGAGGACAGCCTGTGGATAGCGGTACAGGACGAAGGCCCCGGCATCGAGACCGATGACCAGGCAAGGGTCTTCGACCGCTTCTGGCGGGCAAAAACACTGACCGACACCAGAGACCGCCACGCGGGCCTGGGCCTGGCGATAGTCCGACAGATCGTGGAGTCCCACGGAGGCCAGATAGACCTGCACTCAAAAGTCGGCGAGGGCTCGACGTTCGTACTGCGCTTCCCGGCCTCGGGAGGAAAAGCACCCCGTTAG
- a CDS encoding MetQ/NlpA family ABC transporter substrate-binding protein: MRNTAKITTAVLAAGALTFGLTACGSSDSDSASADTSGPLVVAASPVPHAEILTYVKDNLAKDAGLDLEVKEFTDYVTPNTATEDGSVGANYFQNQPYLDDFNKKNGTHIVPVVTVHLEPLGLYSNKVKSADDLKSGATIAVPNDSVNEARALKLLDANGIITLKDGVGNEATPADITKNPKNLKFKELEAAQTPRSLDDVDAAVINGNYAIEADLKPAENALVLESATDNPYGNFLAVKEGSEDDPRVKKLAKLLTSPEVKKFIEDKYAGSVIASF; encoded by the coding sequence GTGCGTAACACCGCCAAGATCACCACCGCCGTTCTCGCCGCCGGAGCCCTCACCTTCGGGCTCACCGCCTGCGGCTCCTCCGACAGCGACTCCGCCTCCGCCGACACCAGCGGCCCGCTGGTCGTCGCCGCGAGCCCCGTCCCGCACGCCGAGATCCTCACCTACGTGAAGGACAACCTGGCCAAGGACGCGGGCCTCGACCTGGAGGTCAAGGAGTTCACCGACTACGTCACGCCGAACACGGCGACGGAGGACGGATCGGTCGGCGCCAACTACTTCCAGAACCAGCCGTACCTCGACGACTTCAACAAGAAGAACGGCACCCACATCGTGCCCGTCGTCACGGTCCACCTGGAGCCGCTCGGCCTCTACTCCAACAAGGTCAAGAGCGCCGACGACCTCAAGAGCGGTGCCACGATCGCCGTCCCGAACGACAGCGTCAACGAGGCCCGTGCCCTCAAGCTGCTTGACGCCAACGGGATCATCACGCTCAAGGACGGCGTGGGCAACGAAGCGACCCCGGCCGACATCACCAAGAACCCCAAGAACCTCAAGTTCAAGGAGTTGGAGGCGGCCCAGACCCCGCGCTCCCTGGACGACGTGGACGCCGCGGTGATCAACGGCAACTACGCCATCGAGGCCGACCTGAAGCCCGCCGAGAACGCCCTCGTCCTGGAGTCCGCGACGGACAACCCCTACGGCAACTTCCTCGCCGTGAAGGAAGGCAGCGAGGACGACCCGCGCGTCAAGAAGCTCGCGAAGCTCCTGACCTCCCCCGAGGTCAAGAAGTTCATCGAGGACAAGTACGCCGGCTCCGTCATCGCCTCGTTCTGA
- a CDS encoding methionine ABC transporter ATP-binding protein, producing MITTSGLTKVYRTRGREVTALDGVDLHVREGEVYGVIGQSGAGKSSLIRCVNLLERPTAGTVTVDGQDLTALAGRGPRAGRELRQARSRIGMVFQHFNLLSSRTVQDNVELPLEILGKSGKERSRKALELLDLVGLADKAGAYPAQLSGGQKQRVGIARALAGDPKVLLSDEATSALDPETTRSILQLLRDLNRQLGLTVLLITHEMDVVKSICDSAALMEKGRIVESGTVSELLATPGSELASALFPVTGDATDADRTVVDVTFHGEAATQPVISQLARTYNVDISILGAAIDTVGGLQVGRMRIELPGRYEDNVVPIGFLREQGLQIDVLGQEPVLLTEGAK from the coding sequence GTGATCACCACATCGGGCCTGACCAAGGTCTACCGCACCCGCGGTCGAGAGGTCACCGCCCTCGACGGCGTCGACCTGCACGTCCGCGAAGGCGAGGTGTACGGCGTCATCGGCCAGTCCGGCGCCGGAAAGTCCTCGCTCATCCGCTGCGTCAACCTCCTGGAGCGCCCCACCGCCGGCACCGTGACGGTCGACGGCCAGGACCTCACCGCGCTCGCCGGCCGTGGACCGCGCGCCGGCAGGGAACTGCGGCAGGCGCGCAGCCGTATCGGCATGGTCTTCCAGCACTTCAACCTGCTCTCCTCGCGGACCGTGCAGGACAACGTCGAGCTGCCGCTGGAGATCCTCGGCAAGTCGGGCAAGGAGCGCTCCCGCAAGGCGCTCGAACTGCTCGACCTGGTCGGTCTCGCCGACAAGGCCGGGGCCTATCCCGCCCAGCTCTCCGGCGGTCAGAAGCAGCGCGTCGGCATCGCCCGCGCGCTGGCCGGCGACCCGAAGGTGCTGCTCTCCGACGAGGCCACCAGCGCCCTCGACCCCGAGACCACCCGCTCCATCCTCCAGCTGCTGCGCGACCTGAACCGGCAGCTGGGCCTGACCGTTCTGCTCATCACGCATGAGATGGACGTGGTGAAGTCGATCTGCGACTCGGCCGCGCTCATGGAGAAGGGCCGCATCGTCGAGTCCGGCACCGTCAGCGAGCTGCTCGCGACCCCCGGTTCCGAGCTGGCCTCCGCGCTGTTCCCGGTGACCGGCGACGCCACCGACGCCGACCGCACCGTCGTCGACGTCACCTTCCACGGCGAGGCCGCCACCCAGCCCGTCATCTCCCAGCTGGCCCGCACCTACAACGTCGACATCTCGATCCTCGGCGCCGCCATCGACACCGTCGGCGGCCTCCAGGTCGGCCGGATGCGCATCGAACTGCCCGGCCGCTACGAGGACAACGTCGTGCCGATCGGCTTTCTGCGCGAACAGGGCCTGCAGATCGACGTACTGGGCCAGGAGCCCGTTCTGCTCACGGAAGGTGCCAAGTAA
- a CDS encoding methionine ABC transporter permease, producing MTWSEMQPLLEQACWDTLYMVGWSTLIAVVGGLPLGVLLVLTDKGGLLQNVVANKVIGQVVNVARSMPFIILMVALMGFTRSITGTTIGREAAIVPLAIGAIPFFARLVETAVREVDGGLVEAVQSMGGNTWTIVRKVLVPESLPSLIASTTTTIVALIGYSAMAGTVGAGGLGDIAIRYGYQRFETELMWITVAILAVVISLIQFAGDYAARSLHRRSGTAGPAPRLRLLKASTATSKTV from the coding sequence ATGACCTGGTCCGAGATGCAGCCGCTGCTGGAACAGGCGTGTTGGGACACCCTCTACATGGTCGGCTGGTCCACGCTCATCGCCGTCGTCGGCGGCCTTCCGCTCGGCGTCCTGCTGGTCCTCACGGACAAGGGCGGACTGCTCCAGAACGTCGTCGCCAACAAGGTCATCGGGCAGGTCGTGAACGTCGCCCGCTCGATGCCGTTCATCATCCTCATGGTCGCGCTGATGGGGTTCACCCGCTCCATCACCGGCACGACCATCGGCCGTGAGGCCGCCATCGTGCCGCTCGCCATCGGCGCGATCCCCTTCTTCGCGCGCCTTGTCGAGACGGCTGTCCGCGAAGTGGACGGCGGGCTCGTCGAGGCCGTGCAGTCGATGGGCGGCAACACCTGGACGATCGTCCGCAAGGTCCTCGTACCGGAGTCCCTGCCCTCGCTGATCGCCTCCACCACGACCACCATCGTCGCCCTCATCGGCTACTCCGCGATGGCCGGCACGGTCGGCGCCGGCGGCCTCGGCGACATCGCCATCCGCTACGGCTACCAGCGCTTCGAGACCGAGTTGATGTGGATCACCGTGGCGATCCTCGCCGTGGTCATCTCCCTCATCCAGTTCGCCGGCGACTACGCGGCCCGCTCCCTGCACCGCCGCAGCGGGACCGCAGGTCCCGCGCCCAGGCTTCGGCTGCTGAAGGCGTCCACCGCCACCAGCAAGACCGTCTAG
- a CDS encoding glycerophosphodiester phosphodiesterase, translated as MGTQESDEQARGTGRRALLGAAVLGAGGAVLGLSGTARAAGAGYAGGVKSLPKPTIIGHRGASGYRPEHTLAAYQLALDMGADIVEAGDLVPTKDGHLVCRHEPEIGGTTDVADHPEFAGRKTTKLLDGVSVTGWFTEDFTLAELKTLRAIERIPANRPHNTLYNGRFEIPTFEEVLRWQEEQTRKRGKQVWIYPELKHPTYFRKLGLGLEERIAKVLRKYGKHKWNSPVIVQSFEPTSIQRLHKLIDNPLVVLLSGPSTRPYDFVDSGDPRTVADLVKPAGLREIASYAQGIGPTLDLIIPRDASGKLTTPTTLVADAHKVGLVLHPWTLRNENPFLPADFRKGTDADAYGDVFGAYKTYFATGIDGVFTDQPDTGLLAREDFVNG; from the coding sequence ATGGGAACGCAGGAGTCGGACGAGCAGGCGCGCGGGACCGGACGGCGGGCACTGCTCGGCGCGGCGGTGCTGGGTGCGGGCGGAGCGGTGCTCGGACTGTCCGGTACGGCAAGAGCCGCCGGCGCGGGGTACGCGGGTGGTGTGAAGAGCCTGCCCAAGCCCACGATCATCGGGCACCGCGGTGCCAGCGGCTACCGCCCCGAGCACACGCTCGCCGCCTACCAGCTCGCCCTCGACATGGGCGCCGACATCGTCGAGGCCGGTGACCTGGTGCCCACCAAGGACGGCCACCTCGTCTGCCGCCACGAGCCGGAGATCGGCGGCACCACCGATGTCGCCGACCACCCCGAGTTCGCCGGCCGCAAGACCACCAAGCTGCTCGACGGCGTCTCCGTGACCGGCTGGTTCACCGAGGACTTCACGCTCGCCGAGCTCAAGACGCTCCGCGCGATCGAGCGCATCCCGGCCAACCGCCCGCACAACACCCTGTACAACGGCCGCTTCGAGATCCCCACCTTCGAAGAGGTGCTGCGGTGGCAGGAGGAGCAGACCCGCAAGCGCGGCAAGCAGGTCTGGATCTACCCCGAACTCAAGCACCCCACCTACTTCCGCAAGCTGGGCCTCGGCCTGGAGGAGCGGATCGCCAAGGTGCTGCGCAAGTACGGCAAGCACAAGTGGAACTCGCCGGTCATCGTCCAGTCGTTCGAGCCGACCAGCATCCAGCGCCTCCACAAGCTCATCGACAACCCGCTGGTGGTACTGCTGTCCGGCCCGAGCACACGGCCGTACGACTTCGTGGACAGCGGTGACCCGCGTACCGTCGCCGATCTGGTCAAGCCGGCCGGGCTGCGCGAGATCGCCTCCTACGCCCAGGGCATCGGCCCGACCCTCGACCTGATCATCCCGAGGGACGCGAGCGGCAAGCTCACCACGCCGACCACCCTGGTCGCCGACGCGCACAAGGTGGGCCTGGTCCTGCACCCCTGGACGCTGCGCAACGAGAACCCGTTCCTGCCCGCGGACTTCCGCAAGGGCACCGACGCGGACGCCTACGGCGATGTCTTCGGCGCGTACAAGACGTACTTCGCCACCGGCATCGACGGCGTCTTCACGGACCAGCCGGACACCGGTCTGCTGGCCCGCGAGGACTTCGTCAACGGCTGA
- a CDS encoding response regulator transcription factor, translating into MRLLVVEDEEDLVVALKVGLKRAGYAVDVAPDADTATEKLTVNDYDLVLLDLNLPDRDGFSVCRAVRATPGGPRILMLTARDRLADRVRGLDEGADDYLVKPFALPELLARIRALLRREDGGTAVVEVGELRLDTARFEAHRGDRRLALTPKEFAVLHYLMTRPGRVVPAEELLEHVWDEYADPFTNTVRVTVGSLRRKITGDEEPLIETVIRQGYRLKESP; encoded by the coding sequence ATGCGACTGCTTGTGGTCGAGGACGAGGAAGACCTGGTCGTCGCCCTCAAGGTGGGCCTGAAGAGAGCCGGTTACGCCGTCGACGTCGCCCCGGACGCCGACACCGCGACCGAGAAGCTCACCGTCAATGACTACGACCTCGTCCTGCTGGACCTCAACCTCCCCGACCGCGACGGATTCTCGGTGTGCAGAGCCGTCCGCGCCACCCCCGGCGGGCCGCGCATCCTGATGCTCACCGCCCGGGACCGCCTCGCCGACCGGGTCCGCGGTCTGGACGAGGGCGCCGACGACTACCTCGTCAAACCCTTCGCCCTGCCCGAACTCCTCGCCCGCATCAGGGCGTTGCTGCGCCGCGAGGACGGCGGCACCGCGGTCGTCGAGGTCGGCGAACTCCGCCTCGACACCGCCCGCTTCGAGGCCCACCGCGGAGACCGCAGGCTCGCCCTCACCCCCAAGGAGTTCGCCGTCCTGCACTACCTGATGACCCGCCCCGGACGTGTGGTACCGGCCGAGGAGCTCCTGGAACACGTGTGGGACGAGTACGCCGACCCGTTCACCAACACCGTGCGCGTCACGGTCGGCTCCCTCCGCCGCAAGATCACCGGCGACGAGGAACCGCTCATCGAGACGGTGATACGGCAGGGCTACCGGCTCAAGGAGTCCCCGTGA
- a CDS encoding VWA domain-containing protein, with product MSVRSPGWLLLLVPLAALIAVYVVMQRRRGRYAVRFTNLELLDKVAPRRPGWRRHVPAGAFCAMLALLVVGFARPTADVQVPRERATIIVAFDVSGSMEATDVRPTRFEAAKRAALTFVERLPERFNVGLVPFSGSASVAVPPTTDRTLFSRAVDQLTPGQGTAIGEAVMAARDAIRTLDRQAETEPPPAHVVLLSDGANTVGRSVESAAEQVAADRIPVSTIAYGTEDGVIETASGDILRVPVDGPALEDLATRTGGDFHEAASGEELQSVYEDIGSSVGHRTEEREVWQWFIAAGLATALLAAATSLLWFSRLP from the coding sequence ATGAGCGTGCGTTCACCGGGCTGGCTGCTGCTTCTGGTGCCGCTGGCGGCGCTGATCGCCGTCTACGTCGTGATGCAGCGCCGACGCGGCCGGTACGCCGTCCGCTTCACCAACCTGGAGCTGCTGGACAAGGTCGCGCCGAGGCGGCCGGGCTGGCGCCGGCACGTGCCCGCGGGAGCCTTCTGCGCCATGCTCGCGCTGCTGGTCGTGGGGTTCGCCCGGCCCACCGCGGACGTACAGGTGCCGCGTGAACGGGCCACGATCATCGTGGCCTTCGACGTCTCGGGCTCGATGGAGGCCACGGATGTCAGGCCGACGCGGTTCGAGGCGGCCAAGCGGGCCGCGCTGACCTTCGTGGAGCGGCTGCCGGAGCGGTTCAACGTCGGGCTCGTGCCCTTCAGCGGCAGCGCGTCGGTCGCGGTGCCGCCGACCACCGACCGGACGCTGTTCAGCCGGGCCGTCGACCAGCTCACCCCGGGCCAGGGCACGGCGATCGGCGAGGCGGTCATGGCGGCGCGCGACGCGATCCGCACGCTGGACCGACAGGCTGAGACAGAGCCACCGCCCGCCCATGTCGTGCTCCTGTCCGACGGTGCCAACACGGTCGGACGGTCGGTGGAGTCGGCGGCCGAGCAGGTGGCCGCGGACCGCATCCCGGTCTCCACGATCGCCTACGGCACGGAGGACGGCGTCATCGAAACGGCGTCCGGCGACATCCTCCGCGTCCCCGTCGACGGCCCCGCCCTGGAAGACCTGGCCACCCGCACCGGCGGCGACTTCCACGAGGCCGCGTCGGGAGAGGAACTCCAGTCCGTATACGAGGACATAGGCAGCTCCGTCGGCCACCGCACGGAGGAACGCGAGGTGTGGCAGTGGTTCATCGCAGCGGGCTTGGCCACGGCCCTGCTCGCCGCGGCGACGTCCCTGTTGTGGTTCTCCCGCCTGCCCTGA
- a CDS encoding lysophospholipid acyltransferase family protein yields MSRFALIKAVLGPIMRLMFRPQVEGAEHIPGDGPVILAGNHLTFIDSMILPLVCDRQVFFIGKDEYVTGKGFKGRLMAWFFTGVGMIPVDRDGGKGGVAALMTGRRILEEGKVFGIYPEGTRSPDGRLYRGRTGIARLTLMTGAPVVPFAMIGTDKIQPGGAGFPRPSKVTVRFGEAMEFSRYDGMGRDRYVLRAVTDSVMAEVMRLSGQEYVDMYATKAKEAA; encoded by the coding sequence TTGTCCCGCTTCGCGCTCATCAAGGCAGTGCTCGGACCGATCATGCGCCTGATGTTCCGCCCACAGGTGGAGGGCGCGGAGCACATCCCGGGCGACGGTCCGGTCATCCTGGCCGGCAACCACCTCACGTTCATCGACTCGATGATCCTTCCGCTCGTCTGCGACCGGCAGGTCTTCTTCATCGGCAAGGACGAGTACGTCACCGGCAAGGGGTTCAAGGGCCGGCTGATGGCCTGGTTCTTCACCGGCGTCGGCATGATCCCGGTGGACCGGGACGGCGGCAAGGGCGGGGTCGCGGCGCTGATGACCGGGCGCCGGATCCTGGAGGAGGGCAAGGTCTTCGGCATCTACCCCGAGGGCACGCGGTCGCCCGATGGGCGGCTGTACCGCGGGCGGACCGGTATCGCGCGGCTGACCCTGATGACAGGGGCGCCGGTGGTGCCGTTCGCGATGATCGGCACGGACAAGATTCAGCCGGGGGGTGCGGGGTTTCCCAGGCCTTCGAAGGTGACCGTTCGTTTTGGCGAGGCCATGGAGTTCTCGCGGTACGACGGGATGGGGCGGGATCGGTATGTGCTGCGGGCGGTGACCGATTCTGTGATGGCTGAGGTCATGCGGTTGTCCGGGCAGGAGTATGTGGACATGTATGCGACGAAGGCGAAGGAAGCCGCGTAA
- a CDS encoding HAD family hydrolase — translation MHIHAEALLFDNDGTLVSSLASVDRCWTQWAEEYGITAEEFGRIELHGRPAVEIAADLLPADIVPEAVARIETLEVEDVPNGGVELLPGTQAFLGSLPADRWAVVTSATRRLAEARLDAVGIRPKTLISADDITRGKPDPEPYLLAARQLGVDPARCVVFEDAPAGLQAGRAAGMTTVALATTHQAHELDADLVVKDLSALSALVTAGGIEISVRD, via the coding sequence ATGCACATCCACGCCGAAGCCCTGCTGTTCGACAACGACGGCACCCTCGTCTCCTCGCTCGCCTCGGTCGACCGCTGCTGGACGCAGTGGGCAGAGGAGTACGGAATCACCGCCGAAGAGTTCGGACGTATCGAACTGCACGGGCGGCCGGCCGTAGAGATAGCCGCCGACCTGCTGCCCGCCGACATCGTGCCGGAGGCGGTCGCACGGATCGAGACGCTGGAGGTGGAGGACGTACCCAACGGTGGTGTGGAGCTGCTGCCCGGCACCCAGGCCTTCCTCGGCTCGCTGCCCGCCGACCGCTGGGCCGTCGTCACCTCCGCCACCCGCCGGCTCGCCGAGGCCCGCCTCGACGCCGTCGGCATCCGCCCCAAGACCCTGATCAGCGCCGACGACATCACCCGTGGCAAGCCCGACCCCGAGCCCTATCTGCTCGCCGCCCGTCAGCTGGGCGTCGACCCGGCCCGCTGCGTCGTCTTCGAGGACGCCCCGGCCGGTCTCCAGGCCGGCCGCGCCGCCGGTATGACCACCGTGGCCTTGGCCACAACCCACCAGGCTCACGAGCTCGACGCCGACCTGGTGGTGAAGGACCTCTCGGCCCTGTCCGCCCTGGTCACCGCCGGGGGCATCGAGATCTCCGTCCGCGACTGA
- a CDS encoding S1C family serine protease: MTNSDDSTTQTAGTPPQATGAGGAAPAPGGGAGGGTASAQAALPPQAAGSRAAGEAPDPHKGGTPQARASAPTPGTPPGLGTPRGPAFLPGPPPDPTPPALPAISHDTAPKPLPPAHTARTPRPLTALLLATVLAGGAAGYAAGALGDQDPAAPAQASAPGDLEAVAARVLPSVVSVETATGQGSGFVFDERGRILTNAHVVDGSSRVFVELQDGRRLSAEVVGDDPEHDVAVLEPETSRGLRAARLATGARPAVGDTVLAIGSPLGLTGTVTSGIVSALDRSVTLGEGTGAGQRRALQTDASINPGNSGGPLVDAEGRVIGINTAIATLDQQRAGSIGIGFAIPVTDAEAAARTIIDGG; the protein is encoded by the coding sequence ATGACCAACTCCGACGACTCCACAACGCAAACGGCGGGCACGCCACCCCAAGCCACGGGCGCGGGCGGGGCCGCCCCCGCCCCAGGCGGCGGCGCGGGCGGCGGCACCGCCTCCGCGCAAGCCGCGCTCCCGCCCCAAGCCGCGGGCAGTCGTGCCGCTGGGGAGGCTCCCGACCCACACAAGGGCGGCACCCCGCAAGCACGGGCGAGCGCACCCACCCCGGGCACACCCCCAGGCCTCGGCACCCCTCGCGGCCCCGCGTTCCTGCCCGGCCCGCCGCCCGACCCCACACCGCCCGCACTCCCCGCAATCTCCCACGACACCGCACCCAAACCCCTGCCCCCAGCGCACACCGCCCGCACCCCCCGCCCCCTCACCGCCCTACTTCTCGCCACCGTCCTAGCGGGCGGAGCCGCCGGTTATGCCGCCGGCGCGCTCGGTGACCAAGACCCCGCCGCCCCGGCACAGGCCTCTGCCCCCGGCGACCTGGAAGCCGTAGCCGCACGTGTGCTCCCCAGCGTCGTCTCCGTGGAGACCGCGACCGGACAGGGCTCAGGGTTCGTCTTCGACGAGCGTGGCCGCATTCTCACCAACGCCCATGTCGTGGACGGAAGTTCACGCGTCTTCGTCGAGTTGCAGGACGGCCGTCGGCTCAGCGCCGAGGTGGTCGGCGACGACCCCGAGCACGACGTCGCCGTACTGGAGCCGGAAACCTCCCGCGGACTGCGCGCGGCCCGCCTGGCGACCGGCGCCCGCCCCGCCGTGGGCGACACCGTGCTCGCCATCGGCTCCCCCCTCGGTCTCACCGGCACCGTCACCTCCGGCATAGTCAGCGCCCTCGACCGCTCGGTCACCCTGGGCGAGGGCACCGGCGCCGGACAGCGCCGCGCGCTCCAGACCGACGCCTCGATCAACCCCGGCAACTCCGGCGGCCCCCTCGTCGACGCCGAAGGACGAGTCATCGGCATCAACACAGCCATCGCGACGTTGGACCAGCAGAGGGCCGGCTCCATCGGCATCGGCTTTGCCATCCCCGTGACCGACGCCGAGGCCGCCGCCCGGACCATCATCGACGGAGGCTGA
- a CDS encoding GNAT family N-acetyltransferase — translation MGMSVTISAATEQDAEQIFKLQYLCFQSEAALYGNYRIDPLVQTLDSVREEVAKDCVFVARLGDEVVGSVRGSVTEDGAAAIGKLCVHPRLQGHGIGARLLRAAESALAAERGATRFRLHTGHRSESSLGLYRKVGYTAVGTSEGKDGVPMIVLEKAAGTYAATA, via the coding sequence ATGGGCATGAGCGTGACCATCTCTGCGGCGACCGAGCAGGACGCGGAGCAGATCTTCAAGTTGCAGTACCTCTGCTTCCAGAGCGAGGCGGCCCTGTACGGCAACTACCGCATCGACCCGCTCGTCCAGACGCTGGACTCGGTGCGGGAGGAAGTCGCCAAGGACTGTGTCTTCGTGGCGCGTCTCGGCGACGAAGTGGTCGGCTCGGTCCGCGGTTCGGTCACCGAGGACGGCGCCGCCGCCATCGGCAAGCTCTGCGTCCACCCCCGCCTCCAGGGCCACGGCATCGGCGCCCGGCTCCTCCGAGCGGCCGAATCCGCCCTCGCCGCCGAGCGCGGCGCGACCCGCTTCCGCCTCCACACCGGCCACCGCAGCGAAAGCAGCCTCGGCCTCTACCGCAAGGTCGGCTACACGGCGGTGGGCACGTCGGAGGGCAAGGACGGCGTGCCGATGATCGTCCTGGAGAAGGCGGCGGGGACGTACGCGGCTACGGCTTGA
- a CDS encoding sigma-70 family RNA polymerase sigma factor: MTHDFVLDVLALRPLLTAEASAEAHASGTEPGDLEQAVWLRLLELLDAQGPPPDPERWLRSAVRSEVRRARRTNRLERPYDAEPADESDRDPEHLALRAARHRALRDAVRRLPGRCPSLVEALLSPRDMTYREIAGELGISQGSLGPERSRCLGCLRRLLTPEVAATGARG, encoded by the coding sequence ATGACACACGACTTTGTTCTCGACGTCCTCGCGCTGCGCCCGCTGCTCACCGCCGAGGCCTCCGCCGAGGCGCACGCCTCCGGAACCGAGCCCGGTGACCTGGAACAGGCGGTCTGGCTGCGCCTCCTGGAGCTCCTCGACGCCCAGGGCCCACCGCCCGACCCCGAGCGCTGGCTCCGCTCGGCCGTCCGCTCCGAGGTCCGCCGCGCCCGCCGCACCAACCGCCTCGAACGGCCGTACGACGCCGAACCCGCGGACGAGTCCGACCGCGACCCCGAACACCTCGCCCTGAGGGCCGCACGCCACCGCGCCCTGCGCGACGCCGTCCGCCGGCTGCCCGGCCGCTGCCCCAGCCTGGTCGAGGCGCTGCTCTCGCCGAGGGACATGACATACCGGGAGATCGCGGGGGAGTTGGGTATCTCACAGGGCAGTCTTGGCCCGGAACGTTCCAGATGCCTGGGTTGTCTACGGCGATTGCTGACGCCGGAGGTTGCGGCCACCGGAGCGCGGGGATAG